The following DNA comes from Streptomyces sp. Ag109_O5-10.
TACCGCGCCCCTAGTTGCGCAGCATCACCACGAGCAGCACCACCAGTGCGATCAGGAGCGCGGCGCCCAGCGATGCCAGGGTGATCTTCAGTGCGCTGTACGGCCGTTCGCCGATGACCTCGCCGGTGCGGGCGTTGACCATGACCGGCCATGCCTTGCCGGCGTGGAGGTAGGTCAGGAACCAGACCGGCAGCAGCACCAGCTTGTAGGTGAGGCCGCTGTAGGCGGTGGAGACCGAGTGCACCCGCTGTTCGTCGCCGCCGATGTCCCGCCGGCAGTCGGCACGGATCACCGGTGCCATCCGCGCCTTCGCCGACTCCAGGCCGGCCTCCGGCTCGACGTCGTACCGGACGGTGCGGAAGCCCGCCAGGTACTCCTCCTGGTAGGGAACCGTCTCCTCCAGCGGCCAGGGGGTCAGCTTGTCCAGTTCCTTCACCGGTACCTGGCCGCTGCCCGGCACCAGTACGTCGTCGAAGAACCGGTCGACCGTCCCGGACGTGTGGTGCCAGCGGGTGTGCCGCACCCGCCGGGTGTTGCCCTCGGAGTCCTCTTCCTCCACCCAGTAGTGCTCGCCGCGTTCGCCGGTGTAGTGGGTGGTGGTCTGCGCGTCGTACGTCCAGTGCGGCAGGTAGCTGCCGCGGAAGGTCTCCGCCTCGGTGACCTTCTTCAGTTCGTCGGGCGCGAACCAGCGCGACCTGGTCCACTTCGCCAGCGCCGCACGGGCCTGGTCACGGTCCACTCCGAAGGGCAGCACCGCCTCGGGCACCACGCGTTCGGTGCCGGCGGCGTCGGAGACCAGCGGCGTGGCGCAGAACTGGCACGTGTCGCTGAGCGTGTCGCTCTCGGTCACCGCGTGGCAGCCGGGGCAGGTGTACACCTTCGTCCGGCCGGGCGCCACGGCCCGCCGGGGCAGCGCGGCCAGCTCCTCGATCGGGTGCTCGGTCACCTGTCGCGGTATCGGCGTGATGTCCTGCTCGTGCCTGCAGTACGGGCAGCGCAGCGCGTAGGTCCCGGGCGCGTATTCGCTGACCCCGCCGCACGCCTCGCACTGGAACGCCCGGTCGGGCGCCGGCACGACGTCCTGATCCGTCAACTCGGTTCTCCGTTCTCAGCCCTGCGGGGGCAGCGGCGGCGGGACGTCGGCGAGCAGTGAAGCGAGCTCCGGCACCTGGTCCGCGGGCTGCCAGGCGGCCTGCCCGGTGCGCCAGACCAGCGTGGTCCGGTTCAGGTTGCCGGCCGCCACCTGCCCGGCCAGCGCGCTCTCGTCGTACGGGCCCTGCTGCTGTCCGCCGACCGCGATGAACCAGCGGGGCGCGGTGGGCAGCGGCGGCGGGACCGCGGCAGGGGCCGTACCGGACGTGCTCTGCACGATCCGCTGGCCCAGCGCCATGCCCACACCGAGACCGAGGGCGTCGCCGCCGGTGCCGGGGTTGGCGGCGGCGAGCGGGATCGCGTCGGCCGCCTGGAGCTTGGCGTAGTCGTCGAGGTTGCCGGTGACCGCCATCCGGGAGCGGGTGTCGATCGCCGCCTCGACCTCCGGCGGGACGCTGATGTTCTCGATGTAGAACCGGGGGATGGCGATACCGGTGGCGGACAGCTCCAGGGTCAGCGCCTTGGCCAGCTGCTGCCCGATGCCGTCCTGGCGGGCGGCGAGGTCGAGCAGCGGTACGCCGGAGGCG
Coding sequences within:
- a CDS encoding SPFH domain-containing protein; translated protein: MGLMDRIRGEFIDIIEWTDDGRDTIVWRFPRYGNEIKMGARLVVRESQVAVFVNEGRLADVYQPGTYTLSTQNMPVLSTLKGWKHGFESPFKAEVYFVTTRQFTDFKWGTQNPVILRDAEFGMVRVRAFGTFAAQVVDAAALLRELGGTDPQFRTEEVGEHLRRLIVSKLGSALGASGVPLLDLAARQDGIGQQLAKALTLELSATGIAIPRFYIENISVPPEVEAAIDTRSRMAVTGNLDDYAKLQAADAIPLAAANPGTGGDALGLGVGMALGQRIVQSTSGTAPAAVPPPLPTAPRWFIAVGGQQQGPYDESALAGQVAAGNLNRTTLVWRTGQAAWQPADQVPELASLLADVPPPLPPQG